The Algoriphagus sp. TR-M9 genome has a window encoding:
- a CDS encoding TAT-variant-translocated molybdopterin oxidoreductase, with amino-acid sequence MKENKKTYWKGLEQLNNDPEFVKNADREFPELPSTLNEDGNASRRDFLKVMGFSLAAASLAACEAPIRKAIPYVNKPVDVNPSIPNYYASSYFSGGEYASVVVKTREGRPIKVDGNTLSPVTKGGTSAIVEASVLSLYDKERLTGPYVGGQKSDWATLDAEVTAKLKAAGNVKLVTNTILSPSTEKAIQALSESLGGVEVVTYDTSSAYGITRANELYYGQAILPTYRFDKAETIVSFGADFLGTWIAPIEYAKQYGVGRKVTKEKPEMSRHYQFESNMTLSGANADYRTPIKASQSGLAILGLYNLLAKKAGAASVTASAVEVAHLAKAADDLWAKRGKSLVVSGSNDPNVQILINAINELLGNTGTTIDLVKSSNYKKGNDRAMNQFIADLAGGKVGGVIFYNCNPVYDHAQGVALGQNIAKAKVSVSTNLTMDETASLVQYVAPDHHYLESWNDFNPQVGEFSLSQPAISPLFDTRQAQDSFLSWSGSDTNYYDFLQSNWQPFFAGQTETANFQEFWDKALYNGFYSSPVSTESSVAVVGDVSSAAAAVNKAYSATGEGAELVIYQKIGLGDGTYANNPWLQEMSDPITKATWDNYLTVSQKWANDNGVKMSEEHTTKASVSVNGKSLIVPILIQPGQAEGTFGLALGYGRTKAGRVGNGVGVNAYTLLDITKGYVSTDLTFGVEVQATGDAYKIARTQTHQTFMGRENVIQEATLGEYKEDASAGRYKPEIYKDGEFVKPSKISLWSGHKYSQHHWGLAIDMNSCIGCGACTVACQVENNVAVVGKQEVLNRREMAWIRIDRYYSSDAPADDLSGMEVAAQNPEVTFQPMMCQQCNNAPCETVCPVAATTHSSEGLNQMTYNRCIGTRYCANNCPYKVRRFNWFKYHDNKDFAGVNVAQNDDLGKMVLNPDVTVRARGVMEKCSMCVQRIQAGKLEAKREKRKVKDGDINVACAVACSTDALVFGDLNDPNSRVSKMLKIEETDSATKEVNEERAYHVLEEINVSPNIWYFTKIRNKDKNEA; translated from the coding sequence ATGAAGGAAAATAAAAAAACATACTGGAAAGGGCTTGAGCAGCTCAACAACGATCCAGAGTTTGTAAAGAACGCAGACAGGGAATTCCCTGAGCTTCCTTCCACACTCAATGAGGACGGCAATGCTTCCAGAAGAGACTTTCTGAAGGTGATGGGATTCAGCTTGGCAGCAGCATCTTTAGCGGCCTGTGAGGCTCCTATCCGAAAAGCTATTCCATATGTGAATAAGCCGGTGGATGTGAACCCTTCCATTCCTAATTATTACGCTTCCAGTTATTTCTCTGGTGGGGAATACGCTTCTGTAGTGGTGAAAACCCGCGAAGGCCGACCTATCAAAGTGGATGGAAACACCCTTTCTCCAGTTACCAAAGGGGGAACCAGCGCAATTGTAGAAGCTTCTGTTCTTTCCTTATATGACAAAGAAAGATTAACCGGGCCTTACGTAGGTGGTCAAAAGTCTGATTGGGCTACGCTTGATGCAGAAGTGACCGCTAAGTTAAAGGCAGCAGGAAATGTCAAACTGGTAACGAATACTATTCTTTCTCCTTCTACAGAAAAGGCCATTCAGGCACTTTCTGAGTCATTGGGTGGAGTAGAGGTAGTGACTTACGATACTTCTTCCGCTTACGGAATCACCCGTGCCAATGAACTTTACTACGGTCAGGCTATCCTTCCTACTTATAGATTTGACAAGGCTGAAACCATCGTGAGTTTCGGTGCTGACTTCTTGGGGACTTGGATTGCACCGATTGAATATGCCAAGCAATATGGTGTAGGTAGAAAAGTGACCAAGGAAAAACCTGAAATGTCCAGACATTATCAGTTTGAATCCAACATGACGCTTTCAGGAGCCAACGCGGATTACCGCACTCCTATTAAAGCTTCTCAGAGTGGTCTGGCCATTTTGGGGCTATATAACTTATTGGCTAAAAAAGCCGGTGCAGCATCGGTAACAGCTTCAGCTGTGGAAGTGGCTCATCTAGCTAAGGCCGCTGATGATCTTTGGGCTAAAAGAGGCAAGTCACTGGTAGTGTCTGGTTCGAATGACCCAAATGTTCAGATTCTCATCAATGCAATCAATGAGTTGCTAGGAAACACAGGTACTACCATAGACCTAGTGAAGTCCAGCAATTATAAAAAAGGGAATGACCGTGCGATGAACCAATTCATCGCAGACCTTGCCGGAGGCAAAGTAGGTGGAGTGATCTTCTACAACTGTAACCCGGTATATGATCATGCACAGGGAGTAGCTCTGGGACAGAATATTGCGAAAGCAAAAGTGTCTGTGTCTACTAATCTCACCATGGACGAAACTGCTTCCTTGGTACAGTATGTAGCTCCGGACCATCACTACTTGGAGTCTTGGAATGATTTCAATCCTCAAGTAGGAGAGTTCAGCTTATCCCAGCCAGCTATTTCTCCATTGTTTGATACCCGTCAGGCTCAGGATTCATTCCTAAGCTGGTCCGGATCAGACACGAATTATTATGATTTCCTTCAGTCCAACTGGCAGCCTTTCTTCGCTGGACAGACAGAAACTGCTAATTTCCAGGAGTTTTGGGACAAAGCACTTTATAATGGATTCTATTCTTCACCTGTATCTACTGAAAGCAGCGTAGCTGTAGTCGGGGATGTGAGCAGTGCAGCTGCTGCTGTAAACAAGGCATATTCTGCCACTGGTGAAGGAGCTGAATTGGTGATCTATCAGAAGATAGGTTTGGGAGACGGAACCTATGCCAATAACCCTTGGCTTCAGGAAATGTCTGACCCTATCACCAAAGCTACTTGGGACAATTACCTGACAGTTTCTCAGAAATGGGCAAACGATAATGGGGTGAAAATGTCTGAGGAGCATACTACCAAAGCTTCTGTTTCTGTAAATGGCAAGTCTCTGATCGTCCCTATCCTGATCCAGCCTGGACAGGCAGAAGGTACTTTCGGATTGGCACTAGGCTATGGTAGAACCAAAGCTGGTCGTGTAGGTAATGGTGTGGGAGTAAATGCTTATACTTTATTAGACATCACAAAAGGTTATGTGAGCACAGACTTGACTTTTGGAGTAGAAGTTCAGGCTACCGGAGATGCTTACAAAATCGCACGTACGCAAACGCACCAGACCTTCATGGGACGTGAAAACGTGATCCAGGAAGCTACACTGGGAGAATATAAGGAAGACGCTTCGGCAGGAAGATATAAGCCCGAAATCTATAAGGATGGGGAATTTGTAAAACCATCCAAGATTTCGCTTTGGTCAGGACACAAGTATTCTCAGCACCACTGGGGCTTGGCCATCGATATGAACTCCTGTATTGGCTGTGGAGCCTGTACTGTTGCCTGTCAGGTTGAAAACAACGTGGCAGTAGTAGGAAAGCAGGAAGTGTTGAATAGAAGAGAAATGGCCTGGATCCGAATTGACCGCTATTATTCTTCCGATGCTCCAGCAGATGACTTGAGTGGAATGGAAGTAGCGGCTCAGAATCCTGAGGTGACCTTCCAGCCTATGATGTGTCAGCAGTGTAACAACGCTCCATGTGAGACGGTTTGTCCTGTAGCAGCTACTACCCACTCTTCTGAGGGGCTAAACCAAATGACTTATAACAGATGTATAGGTACCAGGTATTGTGCCAACAACTGCCCGTATAAAGTACGTAGATTCAACTGGTTTAAATATCACGACAACAAGGATTTTGCCGGAGTTAACGTCGCACAGAACGATGATTTGGGCAAGATGGTACTGAATCCAGATGTAACTGTAAGGGCACGTGGTGTAATGGAAAAATGCTCCATGTGTGTGCAGAGAATCCAAGCTGGCAAACTAGAGGCTAAGCGTGAGAAGCGTAAAGTGAAGGATGGAGATATCAATGTGGCTTGTGCGGTAGCTTGCTCCACTGACGCTTTGGTATTCGGTGATCTCAATGATCCTAACAGTAGAGTTTCTAAGATGCTGAAAATCGAAGAAACCGACTCTGCTACCAAGGAGGTAAATGAGGAAAGAGCTTACCATGTATTGGAAGAGATCAACGTAAGTCCAAACATTTGGTACTTTACCAAAATCAGAAATAAAGACAAAAACGAAGCGTAA
- the nrfD gene encoding NrfD/PsrC family molybdoenzyme membrane anchor subunit, whose protein sequence is MQVTSSVREPLVTGGKSYHDVTHDVARHVEAKPNIRWFLAFLTSAGVLAIGSIAVIATVWEGIGMWGLNKTVGWAWDITNFVWWVGIGHAGTLISAVLLLFRQKWRTSINRAAEAMTIFAVICAAMFPVLHMGRPWLGAYWALPLPNVFGSLWVNFNSPLLWDVFAISTYFSVSLVFWYIGLIPDFATIRDRATGLRKIIYGALSFGWDGAAKAWSRYESVSLILAGLATPLVLSVHTIVSMDFATSVIPGWHTTIFPPYFVAGAIFSGFAMVLTLMIITRKVYKLEDYITMGHIELMNIVIIITGSIVGIAYITEFFIAWYSGVEAEQYAFINRATGPYWWAYWSMMTCNVISPQLFWFKKIRTSIVATFALSIVVNIGMWFERFVIIVTSLHRDFLPSSWAMFYPTWADVGVYLFTFGLFFTLFFLFAKFFPVINMAEVKSVLKSSSDNVKK, encoded by the coding sequence ATGCAGGTTACTTCATCCGTACGCGAGCCGTTAGTTACCGGGGGGAAATCCTACCATGACGTGACACATGACGTGGCACGCCATGTAGAAGCGAAGCCAAATATCAGATGGTTTCTGGCTTTTCTTACCTCAGCAGGTGTCCTGGCTATTGGATCTATAGCCGTTATTGCCACCGTTTGGGAAGGAATAGGTATGTGGGGTCTGAACAAGACTGTCGGCTGGGCTTGGGATATCACCAACTTCGTTTGGTGGGTAGGTATCGGTCACGCCGGTACACTTATTTCAGCAGTATTGTTACTTTTCAGACAGAAGTGGAGAACATCCATCAACAGGGCTGCAGAAGCGATGACCATCTTTGCGGTTATCTGTGCAGCGATGTTCCCGGTTTTGCACATGGGACGCCCTTGGTTGGGAGCCTATTGGGCGCTTCCACTACCTAACGTCTTTGGTTCGCTTTGGGTAAACTTTAATTCACCGCTTCTTTGGGACGTTTTTGCGATCTCTACTTATTTCTCAGTATCCCTGGTGTTCTGGTATATAGGTTTGATCCCGGATTTCGCTACGATAAGAGATAGAGCTACTGGCCTTAGAAAAATCATTTACGGAGCACTTTCATTTGGTTGGGATGGCGCAGCCAAGGCTTGGAGCAGATACGAGTCAGTTTCCTTGATTTTGGCAGGTTTGGCTACTCCTCTGGTACTTTCTGTACACACCATTGTATCCATGGACTTTGCTACTTCGGTAATCCCGGGTTGGCATACCACGATCTTCCCTCCATACTTTGTGGCAGGTGCGATTTTCTCTGGTTTTGCCATGGTATTGACCTTGATGATCATTACCAGAAAGGTGTACAAACTGGAGGATTACATCACTATGGGGCACATTGAGTTGATGAATATAGTAATCATCATCACCGGGTCTATTGTGGGTATTGCCTATATCACTGAGTTTTTCATTGCCTGGTATTCTGGTGTAGAAGCAGAGCAGTATGCTTTCATCAACAGAGCTACAGGGCCTTACTGGTGGGCGTACTGGTCTATGATGACCTGTAATGTGATCTCCCCACAGCTATTCTGGTTCAAGAAAATCCGTACTTCCATCGTCGCTACGTTTGCATTGTCTATAGTAGTGAACATCGGGATGTGGTTTGAGCGATTTGTAATTATTGTGACTTCTCTTCACAGAGATTTCCTCCCATCTTCTTGGGCGATGTTCTACCCTACCTGGGCTGATGTGGGAGTTTACCTTTTCACCTTCGGCTTGTTCTTCACTTTGTTCTTCTTATTTGCCAAATTCTTCCCGGTAATCAACATGGCTGAAGTAAAATCTGTATTGAAGTCTTCATCTGATAATGTGAAAAAATAA
- a CDS encoding DUF3341 domain-containing protein has protein sequence MEKDTHFVMGVYEDEDVLLHAIQEVRSSGVKIHEVYSPYPVHGIDDYLGYKRSKLPIAAFLFGLLGTCLALTMQFYMLKFDWPMIIGGKDHAAFPDFIPVTFELTVLLASFGMVGVFMVSTNLKPWAQPRIMDIRITDDKHVLAVDIANNSAIELSKIEEILKASGASEVNKKSFE, from the coding sequence ATGGAAAAAGATACACATTTTGTAATGGGAGTGTACGAGGACGAAGACGTATTACTCCACGCGATCCAAGAGGTAAGATCCTCTGGTGTTAAAATTCATGAGGTGTACTCACCTTATCCGGTGCACGGCATAGACGATTACCTGGGTTACAAAAGAAGTAAGTTGCCGATTGCAGCTTTCTTGTTTGGACTGCTAGGTACCTGTCTGGCTTTGACTATGCAGTTTTACATGCTGAAGTTTGACTGGCCTATGATTATTGGTGGTAAAGACCATGCTGCGTTCCCGGATTTTATCCCTGTGACTTTCGAATTGACAGTATTGCTGGCATCATTTGGCATGGTGGGAGTATTCATGGTGAGCACTAACTTGAAGCCTTGGGCTCAGCCCAGAATCATGGACATCAGAATTACTGATGACAAGCATGTGCTGGCAGTGGATATTGCAAATAATTCGGCTATTGAACTTTCAAAAATCGAGGAGATTTTGAAGGCTTCAGGAGCTTCTGAGGTTAATAAAAAAAGTTTTGAATAG
- a CDS encoding c-type cytochrome — translation MKIAKTLSILGIAVAGITLAGCRAGGENQGLEYAPQMYHSVAYEPLTQIQDAETKGDLISTREDGKGEYFNSNVHNPHGMNMREPAPNTVPRNKNGYLPYRYKAFEIEEAGAAMKNPIKLDDAVVDEGKRLYQLYCTPCHGAGGQGDGPVGNIIGGVANLTGGAYTGLSEGHIFHVITKGKGRMGAHGSQITPENRWKIVHYVKQELQGGQNADNAVAEAVVDQETQVETPAN, via the coding sequence ATGAAGATTGCTAAAACACTAAGTATTTTAGGGATTGCAGTGGCAGGGATTACCCTGGCTGGCTGTAGAGCCGGAGGAGAAAATCAAGGCTTGGAATATGCGCCCCAGATGTATCACTCTGTAGCCTACGAACCTTTAACACAGATTCAGGATGCTGAGACCAAGGGAGACTTGATCTCTACCAGAGAAGATGGTAAGGGGGAATACTTCAACAGTAACGTGCACAATCCCCATGGGATGAATATGAGGGAGCCTGCTCCTAACACAGTCCCAAGAAATAAAAACGGATACCTTCCTTATCGGTACAAGGCTTTCGAAATAGAAGAAGCAGGTGCTGCCATGAAAAATCCAATCAAACTGGATGATGCAGTTGTAGACGAGGGGAAGAGATTGTATCAATTGTATTGTACTCCTTGTCATGGTGCAGGTGGACAAGGTGATGGCCCTGTAGGAAATATTATAGGTGGTGTAGCTAACCTTACAGGTGGCGCCTACACCGGACTTTCCGAAGGACATATTTTCCACGTAATCACCAAAGGTAAAGGAAGAATGGGGGCTCATGGTTCTCAGATCACTCCAGAAAACAGATGGAAAATTGTTCACTATGTGAAACAAGAACTCCAGGGTGGTCAAAATGCTGACAATGCTGTAGCAGAAGCAGTAGTAGATCAAGAAACACAAGTAGAAACTCCAGCTAATTAA
- a CDS encoding quinol:cytochrome C oxidoreductase produces the protein MAHDVQHYNLDQKFDFTGALKKTVFTVLGIGAVLLVIGIIMSMFGGHHEGAAEAEGHAFHWYERLYANLWINNVYFTGIAIVGVFFFAIQYAAQAGWSTAILRVMLSMGSWLPIAGVLLIATFFVANHSLFHWTHSYLFDTTSPEYDSIIDGKGAFFYWPMEKGTFPVFYIVRMFLFFGFWVFFFKKFQQFTYNEDQIGGTATWYKLRSWSAYFLVFFAVSSSIAAWDWVMSIDTHWFSTLFGWYVFSSWFVSGLAVITLLTIFLKGLGYLEMVNENHVHDLGKFVFGFTIFWTYLWFSQFLLIYYANIPEESVYFVERLTSDIYGPYIFVNLAINFVLPFLLLMTRDSKRHGVFLKLVCTLIVVGHWVDFFLMVQPGTLGHNGGVGLMEVGMFLVYGASFIFVVLTALAKGNLIPKNHPMLEESYHHHI, from the coding sequence ATGGCTCACGACGTACAACATTACAATCTGGATCAAAAATTTGATTTTACAGGCGCTCTAAAAAAGACTGTGTTTACAGTATTGGGTATAGGCGCAGTATTATTAGTCATTGGCATAATCATGTCCATGTTTGGAGGACACCATGAAGGAGCCGCAGAAGCTGAAGGTCATGCGTTTCATTGGTATGAGCGCCTTTATGCTAACCTATGGATCAACAACGTGTACTTTACCGGCATAGCCATAGTAGGTGTTTTCTTCTTCGCAATTCAATATGCTGCCCAAGCAGGTTGGTCTACCGCCATACTTCGGGTGATGCTTTCTATGGGAAGCTGGTTGCCTATAGCTGGAGTTTTACTTATTGCCACTTTCTTCGTAGCAAATCATAGTTTATTCCACTGGACCCACAGTTATTTATTTGATACTACCTCTCCAGAATACGATTCTATTATTGACGGTAAAGGAGCTTTCTTTTACTGGCCAATGGAGAAAGGGACTTTCCCAGTATTCTATATTGTGAGAATGTTCCTGTTCTTTGGTTTCTGGGTCTTCTTTTTCAAGAAATTCCAGCAGTTCACTTATAATGAAGATCAAATTGGTGGAACTGCCACTTGGTATAAATTGAGAAGCTGGTCAGCATACTTCCTAGTATTCTTTGCTGTGTCTTCTTCTATTGCAGCTTGGGACTGGGTGATGTCTATTGACACACACTGGTTCTCTACCTTATTTGGTTGGTATGTATTCTCCTCATGGTTTGTGTCAGGGCTAGCAGTAATCACCCTGCTTACCATTTTCTTAAAGGGGCTAGGCTACCTGGAAATGGTCAATGAAAATCACGTTCATGACCTAGGTAAATTTGTATTTGGATTTACGATCTTCTGGACTTACCTCTGGTTCTCTCAGTTCTTATTGATCTACTATGCGAATATTCCTGAGGAATCAGTGTATTTCGTGGAGAGACTTACCAGTGATATCTATGGACCATACATTTTTGTAAACCTTGCGATCAATTTCGTGTTACCATTCTTGTTACTGATGACAAGAGACTCTAAGAGACATGGTGTTTTCTTGAAGCTGGTATGTACACTGATCGTGGTAGGCCACTGGGTGGATTTCTTCCTGATGGTTCAGCCTGGTACATTAGGACACAATGGTGGAGTTGGTCTAATGGAAGTAGGAATGTTCCTGGTATATGGAGCTTCATTTATATTTGTTGTTCTTACTGCATTGGCTAAGGGGAATCTGATTCCTAAGAACCACCCAATGCTAGAGGAGAGTTATCATCATCATATTTAA
- a CDS encoding cytochrome c oxidase subunit II: MYGFLIGVGVLLLLSIIWMVYRIQTLVSVVKGSDKKIASGSNKVNAILFIVFLLGAGALMFWYSIKEFDNYQLPIASEHGAVTDKLFWISMAVTGVVFLITHVLLFIFPYKYQYKEDRKATFYPDNNKLEVMWTVVPAIVLAGLVISGWMAWSDITEPAPENAHVVEIMGYQFAWEARYPGKDKVLGDYDYRLISATNSGGVDYTDKNALDDFPAQVIVIPKGEPVLFKIRARDVLHSVFAPHMRLKMDAVPGMPTRFWFVPTKTTAEMREETGNPEFEYEIACTEICGRGHFGMRKVIEVVEPEEYQKWFASQKSFIEMNPALAEGLQGDVKEVAEVQLSEK; the protein is encoded by the coding sequence ATGTACGGATTTCTGATTGGAGTAGGGGTTCTATTGTTGCTATCCATCATCTGGATGGTTTATAGAATCCAAACCTTAGTCTCTGTAGTAAAAGGATCGGATAAGAAGATCGCTTCAGGGAGCAATAAGGTGAATGCGATTTTATTTATTGTGTTCTTGCTAGGAGCTGGAGCTTTGATGTTCTGGTATTCTATTAAGGAGTTTGATAACTATCAGCTGCCTATCGCTTCAGAGCATGGGGCGGTGACAGACAAATTGTTCTGGATTTCCATGGCTGTGACTGGGGTTGTTTTCTTGATTACTCATGTGTTGTTGTTCATTTTCCCATATAAGTATCAATACAAGGAAGATAGAAAAGCGACTTTCTACCCGGACAACAATAAACTAGAGGTGATGTGGACTGTAGTGCCTGCGATTGTACTAGCTGGACTGGTTATATCCGGATGGATGGCCTGGTCTGATATTACAGAACCAGCTCCTGAAAATGCACATGTAGTTGAGATCATGGGATATCAGTTTGCTTGGGAAGCCAGGTATCCTGGTAAGGATAAGGTTTTGGGTGATTATGATTATAGGTTGATTTCAGCTACCAATTCGGGTGGTGTTGATTATACCGATAAGAATGCCCTAGATGACTTTCCTGCACAGGTTATAGTAATCCCAAAAGGAGAACCGGTTCTTTTCAAAATCAGAGCTCGGGATGTATTGCACTCTGTGTTTGCTCCTCATATGAGATTGAAAATGGATGCCGTTCCGGGTATGCCTACCCGTTTCTGGTTTGTTCCTACCAAAACTACTGCAGAAATGCGTGAAGAGACTGGTAATCCTGAATTCGAGTACGAAATCGCTTGTACGGAGATTTGTGGACGTGGTCATTTCGGTATGAGAAAAGTAATTGAGGTTGTAGAACCTGAAGAGTACCAGAAATGGTTTGCATCGCAAAAATCTTTCATCGAAATGAATCCTGCACTTGCTGAAGGACTACAAGGAGATGTGAAAGAGGTTGCTGAGGTTCAATTAAGCGAAAAGTAA